In Sphingobacterium sp. SYP-B4668, the sequence TCGAACAAAAGAAAAATCATTCAAACTCAAGAACCTGTAAAAAGAGAACACATTAATAAAAAATACCGGCACCAAGCACTCCATCAGTTTGCGGATAGATGCTGTAATAAGATTTGCGACAGACTTTTGAACATCTTCTCAGAGAGGATTTTGACTAATCTCGAAAACCTCAGTTATGCCCATAATACAACTACATGGACAGCATAGACAATACGCCCTTTACTTTATATATTGCTTGAATGGATGATTTTTTCAGTAAGATATCGTCAAAATCTTTCGCATTTTTTGCCGCAAGGCGCAAAGTTTCCGAATCATATTCACGAACAAATCGGATAACATTAAATTTTTCGGAAATAATCAAATAGATATCTCCAAAAAGAACAGAATCGACCTCCACTTTGCGTACAAAAACCATACTGCCGTGTGCAATTTCAGGTGACATCGCCTCTCCATTATTCACTACAGCAAAGTCGCTACCCGACAAAACAGGTATCTCCAATTCGTCCGTGGGAGTAAGGACGCTCAGATCTGCAGGCAAGTCTTCCAAGCCAATCCCATAAAGCGGAATTTTCTTTAACAGAGAAGCCGACCGAAGCATATTTCCATTACCCGTAAGTAACCAGCCCTCGTTAATATCGGGGAATCTCTCCGATATAATCGAAGACAGATTTTTACTGATGGAATAGTTCCCTTTTTTTATCTGATAAAGACGCTCGGACCGTTTCAGACCAATCTCTTTCGCAAAGGAATTCACATTGAGTCCCAGATGTTCAATAATCTGTTCCAATCTTTCCCAACTTGACATATATAAAATTACAGTTACTTTAAAAAAAACAATAATACGCAAAAACGACGCCAAACATTAAACCTTCCATAATATTTATCGAAATAAAAAATTTGATTATACAATACAATATTGTATTATTGCAATTTATTATTTAGATTATTAACATAAGCCGCATACATTACCCTACAAAAAATATATGCAATCCACAGAAATAACGAACATGTACCATGAAATCCATAATAACGTACACATATTTCAATACCCAGTAAACGGATAACATGATAAATATGCTACAGGCATAAGCCTCCCCTATTACCAATATCTATGTTATGTCAAGAAAAAAAGACACCAAAAAAAACCACGCGACGATAGTGGACAGCAACCAACAAGATGACCCCTCATATATCACAATGCAGGATGTGATGCAGTTATGTGCATTTTGGAGTCAAACCAATGCTGATATAGTAGACATATTAAAAATCAACAACCCCGAGAAAAACATCCAGATAGTTAAGAAAAGTGAAAAAGCAATCTTAGAAATTAAATTCATCAATGAAAATAAAGAGGAAAAAATCTTTCAAATCGAAATAAAAATATACGAATAATACAATACCAAGACCATTTTTTTTAATCCGCAGCCCCCCGTTGCCAGAGAAGAATATAAGTTTCAAAAAAAATAAATTAAAAAACATTTGCAAATACAATATTATATTGTACTTTTACCAAAAATATTGCAATTTAATTGAAGAGTCATTATTAACAACTAAAAAACAGCTTTTAACAAAATCATAGTAACACAAAAAACAATTAAAAATCAAAACTGGCAACAGGTTCGGCCATGTCAAAAAAATCATTACGAAAAATATGAAAGTTAAACATTTATCCAAAGTAGCCTTGGCACTGGCACTCTCGAGTACGGTAGTATTTGAAGGGTGTAAAAAGTACGACGATGATATCAATCGTCTCGAGAACAGCATCAATCAGAACACCTCTGATCTTGCAGGATTAAAAACAAAACTAGATGACCTAGCTAAAAACTATGTCGTTACGGCTGTCACACCTGTGACGGGTGGATTTGACATCACACTAAAAGGTGCAGATGGCAAGACTACTACCTATCCCATCAGAAGTGGAGCAAATGGTACCGATGGTACAAATGGTACAAATGGCAAAGACGGTGTCGAGGGAAAACCAGGCACAATGTTCCGCATTGTCAACGACATGTGGGAAATCAGTGTTGATGGAGGCAAAACTTACCAATCGACTGGAGCGAAAGCGAAAGGTGATAAGGGTGACAAAGGTGATCAAGGAACGCCAGGAACTCCAGGTCAAGACGGAGCACCTGGAACGCCAGGTCAAGACGGAGCGCCAGGAACACCTGGCACCCCAGGAGCGCCAGGTCAAGATGGTGTTGACGGACAACCAGGTAGAGATGGTTCAGTTGTCTCTATTATCGATGTTGCAGGTAAAAAAGTTTGGGCGATCGATGGTGTAGCAGTAGCTCCACAAGTACTTGCTTATCCTGGTGAAGTGGCAGTAATGGAGGTCAATGACGGATACACCATTGTCATCACAGACAGCAATGGCCAACCGACTACTGTATTCCTTTCAAAAGAAGCACTTGCAGTATCTAGCTTAGCTTTAGTACCAGCTTTCACTAACAACAATTCTCCTGTTATTTTCTTCCCGCGTATCGTCAATGACGACGTAAATAGAACGACTTGGATGCAAGGTGAGGCTGAAATTAAGTACAACTTAAATCCATTTGGTGTTGCAACTGACAACTATTTAGCGACTGGCCTATTGACGCAAAATGCTGAAAAGATTGTCTTCAGATCTTCTGGCGGATCCGTTTCAAATAGTTTCACGATTACCAATACGGCTAAGACATTCGGAGATATCACAGTTAAAGTCAAGCCTGATGGAAATGCGAACTCTATCTTCCCGAAAAACACAGATAACAACGATTTGTTTGTCGCATTACAATTAAAAAATACACATGCAAAAGTAGCAGACAACCAAAGATTTGCTGCTTCAGGTTATAATCTTGCCAAAGAAGAGATTGTAGAAGCGGACGAAGTAACTATCGAAAAAGCAGTGAAGCCAACAACCAAATATGAGTTGGCAGGTGGTGTAACGCCTAATTTCACTGGAGGCGCGTTTGGAGAGGGTGCTGCAAGCAATCAAGCAACATCTATTTCTGCAACAAATGCTGCTGCAAAAACTGCTGCCCATTACACATTGCACGTATTCAACAATGCCGAGAACAACATCGACGGACGCACCACATACGTTGGAGCTGTTGATTTAGAGAAAGATTTACGTGGTTTCTTCGCTCGTACGCAGGTAGGCAACAAAATTGTATCCATGGATGACCACGGATTAGCTGGTTATGACTTGCGTTTTGCACTTGCCAACCCTAGCACTACTGAAGCCAACTGGCTAAAAGTAGATGCAGCTACAGGAAAGATTACGGTAAGAGAATCTACGCCTGGCGTTTACAACACTGCGGCTCTTAACAACCATACTATCGTAGAGGTAAAACTATACGCGTCAGCAACTAGCACACAAGCTATAGCAACCCGTTATGTGAAAGTTGACTATACGCAGACAGCACCTACGCCTATTAGTTTATCTGGCGTGATCAACCACGATGTAGTTTCAACTGCTTCAGTTACCAAGGACATCGTATGGCCTAATCCGTTATCTTCTATGGACGTAGCGTACAGCACAACTGGAAAATCTGCTGCTGACTTCCATACAACCTATACATTTGTACCGGGCGGTCTACCAGCAGGATTCACATTCCATGCAGACATGAACTCCAATGTACAAGCTACGACTAGAAAAGTGAACATTGCCAACACAGTAATGCCTGGTACCTACACGTTGACAGGTCAATACATTTCGTCTGTATCTACTGATCCAGTTGTCAATGTATCCATCACAGTAACAGTTGCAGGTACAATGATTGACAAGTTGAACAAAGACCTACCGTTCTGGGATAATTCACAAACTTTCGGTATTATCAACGGTAGAAACATTGGCGGTAACAACTGGCAGCTATATGCTAACCTGTGGGATTACTGGACCATTCAATCTGTATCAGGAGCAAACAAACCAACAACTACGTTTGAATACAGCATCAACAACGTAACATATCCTGGAATCTCGATTGTAAACGGTACTAGCCATACTACTGCTGAAGTACAACTTGATGCGACTAACTCCGCAGCTAGAGACAGGGTAAACAATGGAAATGTTGTTTTGACTGTAACCACCAAGGTGAACGGCGCCGTTTACGAAGTGAAGAATTTCGACGTGAAATTTGTGAATCCGGTAAAACCAATCGTTCTTCGTGCCCCTTATAGAGAAATGACAGACAAAGAAAACTCTGGATCGAATACGTCTACCTTTGACCTTCGTAGAGCCATCGAAGTTAGCAACTTCAATAATGACATTATCTACAGATTCAATGGCATTGCTGCTACAGGAACCGAGAATGATGGCACATTGAAAGCAAATTACGGTATTAGCCTCACAACTAATGGCATTGCAGCGACGTTCTCCGGAACACCTTATCGCTTGACAGCTAGCAGCTTCGTAGGTGCGTATGCAGGAGTAGTCACAAGCACAAGTGGCACACCGCTAACCCTTCAAAGTGGAGCAACAGCGACTGTCAATGGAGACAACGCCGTATGGACAAACAATGGTGCAAACTTGCAACAACCTATCACACTTGTTTACAAAGTGAAGGTACATAACAAGTGGAACCTAGGACAAGCTCCAACAATAGGAGAAGTTGAAAAACTAGTCTACATTGTAGTAAATCCAAACAACTAAGAACTAACACACCCAGTTCGAAGTATGAAGGTGGCTCCGGCCACCTTCTTTTTTCTCCAATTTTTAACATTGACCAACCACCTCAAATTTTATAAACCTTTTATCAACATGGAATTATTAAAAACAACCTTATATTTGCTGATTGCCATCATACTTTTTATAGCAACTGTAGTTGTCAAATATAAGCTCAACAAAAAAGATTTCCATTAACCAGGCAATCCTTAACATTAACCTTTTGAACCACGGCCATGAGATTCCTATCCATCATATCTACCCTCGCGATACTTCTACTAGGCTTGCAGTCCTGTAAAAAAGAATTACCCACACACCCTGAAGAACAGCCTAAATTTAGAACTGTAATTGCTTACCTCGCGGCAAACAACAGTCTAATCAACGAGGCCTACGAAAATATCAATCAAATGGAAGCCGCCATCGGAAATGTTGACGGCGACCTGATTGTATACGCCCGTCTCCAAGGCACCAACCCAGCACTTTACAGGATAACACCCGATCAAACCCCTGATATTCGTAGCCAGAAAATCAAAGAGTACGCTCCTCATAATTCTTCTGACCCCACCGTCATGAAGCAAGTGATAGCAGACATTCAAGCCGCATACCCCGCACAGACCTACGGACTCATCCTCTGGTCACACGCTACAGGATGGATACCCCCTAACCATGGAGGTGTCAAAGTCAAGTCATTTGGCGACGATAATGGGAGCACAATGGACATCAAGCACCTCAAACAAGCCCTACCAGACAATCTCGATTTCATCATGTTCGACGCCTGTTCCATGGCCAGTGTAGAGGTCCTCTATGAAATAAAAGAAAAAGCAAAATACTTTATATCTTCACCTGGAGAAGTAATCTCCAATGGCATGCCATATAACAAGATAACCAATGACCTTTTCCACATATCGCCTGAAAGCTATCAGATGATTGCTCAAAAATATTATGAACACTACAATAGTAAGAGCGGACTATTCAGGTCGGCGACCATATCCATAATAGACGGCCTACAATTAGCCACACTAGCAACAACTTCCCAGCAACTCCTGAAAGCTTATTCGTCACCCTTCCCAAACTTACAACGCAATAACATTCAACGTATGGATTTTGACAGGATAGGCAATCCATTGATTGCATTTGACTTTGAAGACTTCTTCTTTCAAAATTTTGGTCCTGTCATTACCCAACCCCTATCTCAGCAGCTCGCTCGCACTGTAATTTTCAAAGCAAACACTCCTTCATTCAATGGTTACGAGATCAAGAAAAATGGAGG encodes:
- a CDS encoding S24 family peptidase encodes the protein MSSWERLEQIIEHLGLNVNSFAKEIGLKRSERLYQIKKGNYSISKNLSSIISERFPDINEGWLLTGNGNMLRSASLLKKIPLYGIGLEDLPADLSVLTPTDELEIPVLSGSDFAVVNNGEAMSPEIAHGSMVFVRKVEVDSVLFGDIYLIISEKFNVIRFVREYDSETLRLAAKNAKDFDDILLKKSSIQAIYKVKGVLSMLSM
- a CDS encoding clostripain-related cysteine peptidase, with amino-acid sequence MRFLSIISTLAILLLGLQSCKKELPTHPEEQPKFRTVIAYLAANNSLINEAYENINQMEAAIGNVDGDLIVYARLQGTNPALYRITPDQTPDIRSQKIKEYAPHNSSDPTVMKQVIADIQAAYPAQTYGLILWSHATGWIPPNHGGVKVKSFGDDNGSTMDIKHLKQALPDNLDFIMFDACSMASVEVLYEIKEKAKYFISSPGEVISNGMPYNKITNDLFHISPESYQMIAQKYYEHYNSKSGLFRSATISIIDGLQLATLATTSQQLLKAYSSPFPNLQRNNIQRMDFDRIGNPLIAFDFEDFFFQNFGPVITQPLSQQLARTVIFKANTPSFNGYEIKKNGGLTCYIPHPDNDGPLHDYYRTLQWYSASGFDRLF